In Nicotiana tabacum cultivar K326 chromosome 19, ASM71507v2, whole genome shotgun sequence, one DNA window encodes the following:
- the LOC107810234 gene encoding elongation factor G-2, mitochondrial isoform X1, producing the protein MARSARSSTTRLLYNLCSSTKTTTPLNPQHPPQSPIAALLAGNFQLRHYAAASTATARVRDEKEAAWRESLEKVRNIGISAHIDSGKTTLTERVLFYTGRIHEIHEVRGKDGVGAKMDSMDLEREKGITIQSAATYCTWKDYQVNIIDTPGHVDFTIEVERALRVLDGAILVLCSVGGVQSQSITVDRQMRRYEVPRLAFINKLDRMGADPWKVLNQARSKLRHHSAAVQVPIGLEDDFKGLIDLVQSKAYYFHGSSGEKIVTEDIPANMEAIASEKRRELIEAVSEVDDKLAEAFLNDEPISSAELEAAIRRATIAQKFVPVFMGSAFKNKGVQTLLDGVLNYLPCPVEVSNYALDQTKNEEKVTLTGSPTGPLVALAFKLEEGRFGQLTYLRIYEGVIRKGDFIINVNTGKRIKVPRLVRMHSNEMEDIQEAHAGQIVAVFGVDCASGDTFTDGSVKYTMTSMNVPEPVMSLAVSPVSKDSGGQFSKALNRFQREDPTFRVGLDAESGETIISGMGELHLDIYVERIRREYKVEAQVGKPRVNFRETITKRADFDYLHKKQSGGQGQYGRVIGYVEPLEQGSGSKFEFDNMLVGQAIPSNFVPAIEKGFREAANSGSLIGHPVENIRVVLTDGNSHAVDSSELAFKLASIYAFRQCYAAAKPIILEPVMLVEMKVPTEFQGTVTGDINKRKGVIIGNDQEGDDSVITAHVPLNNMFGYSTSLRSMTQGKGEFTMEYKEHAPVSSDVQTQLVNTYKASKES; encoded by the exons ATGGCTCGGTCAGCTAGATCCTCTACGACGCGCCTACTCTACAATCTCTGCTCCTCCACCAAAACGACGACGCCGTTGAATCCTCAACACCCACCTCAATCCCCAATCGCCGCCTTATTGGCCGGAAACTTCCAGCTCCGCCACTACGCCGCCGCCAGCACTGCCACCGCCAGAGTGAGAGACGAGAAAGAGGCGGCATGGAGAGAGTCGCTTGAAAAAGTACGGAATATTGGGATTTCAGCTCATATTGATTCCGGTAAGACCACATTGACGGAGCGGGTACTGTTTTATACGGGTCGGATCCATGAGATCCATGAAGTTAGGGGTAAAGATGGAGTTGGTGCAAAGATGGATTCCATGGATTTAGAAAGAGAAAAAGGGATTACTATTCAGTCTGCTGCTACTTACTGCACTTGGAAAGACTATCag GTGAACATAATTGACACACCAGGTCATGTTGATTTCACGATTGAGGTGGAAAGAGCCTTGCGTGTTCTTGATGGAGCCATTCTTGTCCTTTGTAGTGTTGGTGGTGTCCAAAGTCAGTCTATCACTGTAGATAGGCAAATGAGAAGATATGAAGTTCCAAGACTTGCTTTTATTAATAAACTTGATCGGATGGGGGCGGACCCATGGAAAGTTCTTAACCAG GCAAGATCAAAGCTTCGGCACCATAGCGCTGCTGTGCAAGTTCCAATTGGGTTGGAAGATGACTTCAAGGGTCTTATTGATCTCGTGCAGTCGAAAGCTTACTATTTCCATGGTTCCAGTGG TGAGAAGATTGTCACAGAAGATATTCCTGCTAATATGGAAGCAATTGCTTCTGAGAAGCGGCGAGAGCTAATTGAAGCAGTTTCTGAGGTTGATGATAAGCTTGCTGAAGCATTTCTGAATGATGAGCCTATATCATCTGCTGAGCTTGAG GCAGCCATAAGGAGAGCGACAATAGCACAGAAGTTTGTTCCTGTTTTTATGGGCAGTGCTTTCAAGAACAAG GGAGTTCAAACACTTCTTGATGGTGTTCTCAATTATTTACCTTGTCCAGTTGAAGTTAGCAACTATGCGCTGGATCAAACAAAGAATGAAGAGAAG GTTACATTAACCGGAAGCCCCACTGGCCCTCTGGTTGCCTTGGCATTTAAATTAGAGGAAGGGCGTTTTGGTCAATTGACCTATTTAAG AATCTATGAAGGTGTCATCCGGAAGGGCGATTTTATAATCAACGTGAACACTGGGAAGAGGATTAAG GTTCCTCGTCTAGTCAGAATGCATTCAAATGAGATGGAG GATATCCAAGAGGCTCATGCCGGGCAGATAGTTGCTGTGTTTGGTGTAGATTGTGCTTCAG GGGATACTTTTACTGATGGATCAGTTAAATACACCATGACTTCTATGAATGTCCCTGAACCAGTGATGTCATTAGCTGTTTCACCGGTTTCTAAAGACTCTGGTGGTCAA TTCTCAAAAGCTTTAAATCGCTTTCAGAGGGAGGATCCTACATTCCGTGTGGGTTTAGATGCTGAGAGTGGTGAG ACAATCATATCTGGCATGGGGGAGCTGCATCTGGACATATATGTTGAGCGCATCCGAAGGGAATATAAG GTTGAAGCTCAGGTTGGAAAGCCTCGTGTAAACTTCAGGGAAACCATCACCAAGAGAGCAGATTTTGATTATCTACACAAGAAGCAAAGTGGTGGGCAAGGTCAATATGGTAGAGTAATTGG GTATGTTGAACCTCTCGAACAAGGGTCAGGCAGTAAGTTTGAATTTGACAACATGCTTGTTGGTCAAGCTATACCATCAAACTTCGTCCCTGCAATTGAAAAGGGTTTCAGGGAGGCTGCCAATTC GGGTTCTCTGATTGGTCATCCAGTTGAAAATATCCGTGTTGTTTTGACGGATGGTAACTCACATGCTGTTGATTCAAGTGAACTTGCGTTCAAATTAGCTTCCATTTATGCTTTTAGACAG TGTTATGCTGCAGCAAAGCCTATCATATTGGAACCTGTGATGCTGGTGGAAATGAAAGTCCCAACAGAATTTCAGGGCACTGTTACTGGGGATATAAATAA GAGGAAAGGTGTCATAATCGGCAATGACCAGGAAGGAGATGACTCTGTAATTACTGCCCAT GTCCCTCTCAACAACATGTTTGGGTACTCAACGTCTCTACGATCAATGACACAG GGAAAAGGTGAATTTACAATGGAATACAAAGAACATGCACCTGTTTCAAGTGACGTGCAAACACAACTGGTTAACACATACAAGGCCAGCAAAGAAAGTTGA
- the LOC107810234 gene encoding elongation factor G-2, mitochondrial isoform X2, with product MIPTCILWCLWQERNCRCFDGISTSIHALKGKCLVQLFSWSFLTPVNNVNIIDTPGHVDFTIEVERALRVLDGAILVLCSVGGVQSQSITVDRQMRRYEVPRLAFINKLDRMGADPWKVLNQARSKLRHHSAAVQVPIGLEDDFKGLIDLVQSKAYYFHGSSGEKIVTEDIPANMEAIASEKRRELIEAVSEVDDKLAEAFLNDEPISSAELEAAIRRATIAQKFVPVFMGSAFKNKGVQTLLDGVLNYLPCPVEVSNYALDQTKNEEKVTLTGSPTGPLVALAFKLEEGRFGQLTYLRIYEGVIRKGDFIINVNTGKRIKVPRLVRMHSNEMEDIQEAHAGQIVAVFGVDCASGDTFTDGSVKYTMTSMNVPEPVMSLAVSPVSKDSGGQFSKALNRFQREDPTFRVGLDAESGETIISGMGELHLDIYVERIRREYKVEAQVGKPRVNFRETITKRADFDYLHKKQSGGQGQYGRVIGYVEPLEQGSGSKFEFDNMLVGQAIPSNFVPAIEKGFREAANSGSLIGHPVENIRVVLTDGNSHAVDSSELAFKLASIYAFRQCYAAAKPIILEPVMLVEMKVPTEFQGTVTGDINKRKGVIIGNDQEGDDSVITAHVPLNNMFGYSTSLRSMTQGKGEFTMEYKEHAPVSSDVQTQLVNTYKASKES from the exons ATGATCCCAACATGCATTCTTTGGTGCCTTTGGCAAGAAAGGAATTGCAGATGCTTTGATGGCATTTCAACTTCTATACATGCTCTCAAAGGCAAATGCCTTGTGCAACTATTTAGTTGGAGTTTTCTAACACCTGTAAATAAT GTGAACATAATTGACACACCAGGTCATGTTGATTTCACGATTGAGGTGGAAAGAGCCTTGCGTGTTCTTGATGGAGCCATTCTTGTCCTTTGTAGTGTTGGTGGTGTCCAAAGTCAGTCTATCACTGTAGATAGGCAAATGAGAAGATATGAAGTTCCAAGACTTGCTTTTATTAATAAACTTGATCGGATGGGGGCGGACCCATGGAAAGTTCTTAACCAG GCAAGATCAAAGCTTCGGCACCATAGCGCTGCTGTGCAAGTTCCAATTGGGTTGGAAGATGACTTCAAGGGTCTTATTGATCTCGTGCAGTCGAAAGCTTACTATTTCCATGGTTCCAGTGG TGAGAAGATTGTCACAGAAGATATTCCTGCTAATATGGAAGCAATTGCTTCTGAGAAGCGGCGAGAGCTAATTGAAGCAGTTTCTGAGGTTGATGATAAGCTTGCTGAAGCATTTCTGAATGATGAGCCTATATCATCTGCTGAGCTTGAG GCAGCCATAAGGAGAGCGACAATAGCACAGAAGTTTGTTCCTGTTTTTATGGGCAGTGCTTTCAAGAACAAG GGAGTTCAAACACTTCTTGATGGTGTTCTCAATTATTTACCTTGTCCAGTTGAAGTTAGCAACTATGCGCTGGATCAAACAAAGAATGAAGAGAAG GTTACATTAACCGGAAGCCCCACTGGCCCTCTGGTTGCCTTGGCATTTAAATTAGAGGAAGGGCGTTTTGGTCAATTGACCTATTTAAG AATCTATGAAGGTGTCATCCGGAAGGGCGATTTTATAATCAACGTGAACACTGGGAAGAGGATTAAG GTTCCTCGTCTAGTCAGAATGCATTCAAATGAGATGGAG GATATCCAAGAGGCTCATGCCGGGCAGATAGTTGCTGTGTTTGGTGTAGATTGTGCTTCAG GGGATACTTTTACTGATGGATCAGTTAAATACACCATGACTTCTATGAATGTCCCTGAACCAGTGATGTCATTAGCTGTTTCACCGGTTTCTAAAGACTCTGGTGGTCAA TTCTCAAAAGCTTTAAATCGCTTTCAGAGGGAGGATCCTACATTCCGTGTGGGTTTAGATGCTGAGAGTGGTGAG ACAATCATATCTGGCATGGGGGAGCTGCATCTGGACATATATGTTGAGCGCATCCGAAGGGAATATAAG GTTGAAGCTCAGGTTGGAAAGCCTCGTGTAAACTTCAGGGAAACCATCACCAAGAGAGCAGATTTTGATTATCTACACAAGAAGCAAAGTGGTGGGCAAGGTCAATATGGTAGAGTAATTGG GTATGTTGAACCTCTCGAACAAGGGTCAGGCAGTAAGTTTGAATTTGACAACATGCTTGTTGGTCAAGCTATACCATCAAACTTCGTCCCTGCAATTGAAAAGGGTTTCAGGGAGGCTGCCAATTC GGGTTCTCTGATTGGTCATCCAGTTGAAAATATCCGTGTTGTTTTGACGGATGGTAACTCACATGCTGTTGATTCAAGTGAACTTGCGTTCAAATTAGCTTCCATTTATGCTTTTAGACAG TGTTATGCTGCAGCAAAGCCTATCATATTGGAACCTGTGATGCTGGTGGAAATGAAAGTCCCAACAGAATTTCAGGGCACTGTTACTGGGGATATAAATAA GAGGAAAGGTGTCATAATCGGCAATGACCAGGAAGGAGATGACTCTGTAATTACTGCCCAT GTCCCTCTCAACAACATGTTTGGGTACTCAACGTCTCTACGATCAATGACACAG GGAAAAGGTGAATTTACAATGGAATACAAAGAACATGCACCTGTTTCAAGTGACGTGCAAACACAACTGGTTAACACATACAAGGCCAGCAAAGAAAGTTGA
- the LOC107810238 gene encoding uncharacterized protein LOC107810238 — protein MGGGAMLTPFTSTVGQSNNSSSFSSPHSLSSFCNTSFEESWVKNRCFDYEPRTETLDIESFDEKGTTGSPYDCVFGSVPSSWEVEKAMSDLQSFMSGCNDPKEEMNWPKAMLNPHQSTLLQSHGYARFYDAFHMLKNEPPIQRLVVSLASDRAVWEAMMNNKAVQNLKGSLICAAEGEEFQSSTEESDIGSLVVKWIMGITTSKLAELIQSLGSLLSEIFNEILEPAKKEKPTSELSDLLEEKIISSFLLSVVLLLIVVLTRTQGS, from the exons ATGGGGGGAGGAGCCATGTTGACACCATTTACAAGTACAGTAGGACAATCCAACAACTCTTCCAGTTTCAGTTCTCCCCATTCTTTGTCATCATTTTGTAACACATCCTTTGAAGAATCTTGGGTCAAGAATCGGTGTTTTGATTATGAGCCAAGAACTGAGACTCTTGATATTGAATCTTTTGATGAGAAAGGAACAACAGGGTCTCCTTATGACTGTGTATTTGGTTCTGTGCCATCTAGCTGGGAGGTTGAAAAGGCCATGTCTGATCTCCAAAG TTTCATGAGTGGGTGTAATGATCCTAAAGAAGAGATGAATTGGCCTAAAGCGATGCTAAATCCACATCAGTCGACTCTGCTGCAGTCCCATGGATATGCAAGATTTTATGATGCTTTTCATATGCTTAAAAATGAACCACCAATTCAG AGATTGGTTGTTTCCTTAGCTAGTGATAGAGCTGTTTGGGAAGCTATGATGAACAACAAGGCAGTTCAGAATTTGAAAGGCTCACTGATATGTGCAG CTGAAGGGGAAGAATTTCAAAGCTCAACTGAGGAGTCAGACATCGGATCCCTGGTAGTGAAATGGATTATGGGCATCACAACTTCAAAGCTCGCGGAGCTGATCCAATCACTGGGATCGTTGTTGAGTGAAATATTCAATGAAATACTTGAACCTGCCAAGAAAGAAAAACCCACTTCTGAACTGTCTGATCTCTTGGAAGAGAAGATTATATCTTCTTTCCTTTTATCAGTTGTTCTGTTGTTGATTGTGGTCCTGACAAGAACCCAAGGATCTTGA